The DNA region CCTTAGCCTTGGCAATAAGGTCACGAAGCTTTGCGTTGGTTGTCGGATCAGGGCCGCCTTCCTTAACGCATACTGTCATTTCACGACCGATCTTTGTGAAGATCTTTGCTCTGGCCTGGTCAGTAGCTTCCTTCTTTCTCTTGATTGTACTCCATTTTGAATGTCCTGACATTTCAGTCATCCTCCTTCGTTTCAGATAATATGATTTTCATTAATTCTTCAATACGTTCTCTTCTGCCTGTAAGATGCAGAAAACCAAAAAGGCACTCAACTGCGGTTGCCCTTCTGTAATCTATAATACTGGCACTTTTCGGTGCTGAACAGCCTGTTGCATTTCTCCCCCTCTTGAGAACAGATGTTTCATCTTCATCAAGATGCGGAAGTATAACATCATAGGCTTTCGACTGAAAAACTGCACATACTTTTTTTGTCGATGCAGCATGAAGCCTGGAAACAGCGGTATTCGCTTTAAGAACAATATCCTCACGGACAAGCTGTTCGTAAACAGAATCTCCTAAAAAAGCAAGCGTGAGCGGAGAATACTGCATTGCTTCCCTTGCTGATAAAACTTTATCCGTAAGCTTCACCCCTACTTAACGTACTCAAACTCAAGTCCGAAAATATCGACTGTGTCGCCTTCTTCAATACCCATTTCCTCAAGTCTGGTAAATACACCGCTTGTCTGAAGGACTCTCTGAAGATACTGAAGTGATGAATAGTCATCAAGGTCAACTGTTCTGAGAATCGGTTCAAGCCAGTTTGCCTCGACAAAATAGATATCCTCTTCCTTTGTAACAGTGATCTTCTTTCGGTCATCCTCGATCTGCATGAGTTCTTCTTCAGGGATCTCTTCAGGTTCATATTCCTTGATAGGAGGAAGCTTGTCGAGTTCTCCTGAAATGTATTTTATAAGTTCTGCTGTTCCCTGTGTTGTAGCAGCAGAAATCTCAAAAAAGGCGTAACCCTTGTCCTCGATGTACTTTTTCAGCGCACCGATCTGTTCAGGTGAAGCCATATCTGATTTGTTGGCAGCAACGATCTGCGGACATTTTGCAAGGTCTGGACTGAACTTTTCAAGTTCAGCGTTGATTATGTCAAAATCTTCGGCAGGATCTCTTCCCTCTGAACCTGATACGTCAAGTACATGAAGGATAAGACGGCAGCGTTCAACATGTCTTAAAAACTCATGTCCGAGTCCTATACCGTCGCTTGCGCCCTCAATAAGGCCAGGAATATCTGCCATTACAAAAGATTTTTCGGCTTCAACCTTTACAACTCCGAGAACTGGTACAAGAGTAGTAAAGTGATAGTTTGCTATTTTAGGCTTCGCCTGGCTGACAACAGAAATAAGAGTTGATTTTCCGACATTCGGGAAACCAACAAGTCCTACGTCTGCAAGAAGTTTAAGTTCAAGTGAAAGTTCAAACTCCTCACCCGGATAACCCGGCTTTGCAAACTTAGGTATCTGTCTTGTAGGCGACTTGAATGCAGAATTGCCCTTGCCGCCGTTTCCGCCTCTGGCAATAACCTGTCTGTCCTTTCTTGAAAGGTCAGCTATTATTCTACCGGTATTAAAATCCCTTACAAGAGTACCGCGCGGGACCTTGATGATAAGGTCCTGTCCGTTTCTACCGGTACAGTGCTTTGCGCCTCCGTTTTCTCCGCGCTCAG from Ruminococcus sp. HUN007 includes:
- a CDS encoding ribonuclease III domain-containing protein, translated to MQYSPLTLAFLGDSVYEQLVREDIVLKANTAVSRLHAASTKKVCAVFQSKAYDVILPHLDEDETSVLKRGRNATGCSAPKSASIIDYRRATAVECLFGFLHLTGRRERIEELMKIILSETKEDD
- the obgE gene encoding GTPase ObgE: MFVDKAKIRVKAGDGGDGAVSFHREKYVAAGGPDGGNGGKGGDVIFVIDDNFSTLIDFKYKKKYIAERGENGGAKHCTGRNGQDLIIKVPRGTLVRDFNTGRIIADLSRKDRQVIARGGNGGKGNSAFKSPTRQIPKFAKPGYPGEEFELSLELKLLADVGLVGFPNVGKSTLISVVSQAKPKIANYHFTTLVPVLGVVKVEAEKSFVMADIPGLIEGASDGIGLGHEFLRHVERCRLILHVLDVSGSEGRDPAEDFDIINAELEKFSPDLAKCPQIVAANKSDMASPEQIGALKKYIEDKGYAFFEISAATTQGTAELIKYISGELDKLPPIKEYEPEEIPEEELMQIEDDRKKITVTKEEDIYFVEANWLEPILRTVDLDDYSSLQYLQRVLQTSGVFTRLEEMGIEEGDTVDIFGLEFEYVK